A stretch of Carya illinoinensis cultivar Pawnee chromosome 14, C.illinoinensisPawnee_v1, whole genome shotgun sequence DNA encodes these proteins:
- the LOC122295178 gene encoding uncharacterized protein LOC122295178 isoform X6: protein MAGTGIKHLWKGTLVDFDNLKELDMGDSENLIETSDLSGAPNPEIIDFQNCRSLCEVHPSIKELKQLKELSMIGTGIKHLWKGTLVVLHNLKILNLSDCKNLIETPDLTGTPNLEEIYFIGCTNLREVHPSIKVLKQIQKIVMGGTGIKHLWKGTLVVLHNLKILDLTNCKNLIELPDLTGAQNLEEIYITGCTSLCEVHPSIKVLKQIQKIIIIGTGIKQLWKGSLMVLYNLKILNLSNCKNLIETPDLTGTPNLEEIYFIGCTNLREVHPSIKVLKQIQKIVMAGTGIKHLWKGTLVVLHNLKILDLTNCKNLIELPDLTGAQNLEEIYITGCTSLCEVHPSIKVLKQIQKIIIIGIGIKQLWKGSLMVLHNLKILNLSNCKNLIETPDLTGTPNLEETYFIGCTNLREVHPSIKVLKQIQKIVMGGTGIKHLWKGTLVVLHNLKILDLINCKNLIELPDLTGAQNLEEIYITGCTSLCEVHPSIKVLKQIQKIIIIGTEIKQLWKGPLMVLHNLKILNLSNCKNLIETPDLTRTPNLEEIYFIGCTNLREVHPSIKVLKQIQKIVMAGTGIKHLWKGTLVVLHNLKILDLTNCKNLIELPDLTGAQNLEEIYITGCTSLCEVHPSIKVLKQIQKIIIIGTGIKQLWNGSLMDFDNLKELDMGDSENLIETSDLSGAPNPEIIDFQNCRSLCEVHPSIKELKQLKELSMIGTGIKHLWKGTLVVLHNLKILDLTNCKNLIELPDLTGAQNLEEIYITGCTSLCEVHPSIKVLKQIQKIIIIGTGIKQLWNGSLMDFDNLKELDMGDSENLIETSDLSGAPNPEIIDFQNCRSLCEVHPSIKELKQLKELSMIGTGIKHLWKGTLVVLHNLKILNLSDCKNLIETPDLTGTPNLEEIYFIGCTNLREVHPSIKVLKQIQKIVMGGTGIKHLWKGTLVVLHNLKILDLTNCKNLIELPDLTGAQNLEEIYITGCTSLCEVHPSIKVLKQIQKIIIIGTGIKQLWKGSLMVLYNLKILNLSNCKNLIETPDLTGTPNLEEIYFIGCTNLREVHPSIKVLKQIQKIVMAGTGIKHLWKGTLVVLHNLKILDLTNCKNLIELPDLTRAQNLEEIYITGCTSLCEVHPSIKVLKQIQKIIIIGTGIKQLWKGSLMDLDNLKELDMGDSENLIETPDLSGAPNLEIIDFQNCRSLCEVHPSIKELKQLKELSMIGTGIKQLWKGTLVGLDNLKILDLSDCKNLIETPDLSGTPNLEEIYFTGCTNLCEVHPSVKVLKQIQKIIMAGTGIKHLWKGTSVGLDNLKILDLGDCKNLIEIPDLTGAQNLEEIYVTGCLSLCKVHPSIKVLKQIQKIIMAGTGIKQLWKGSLMDLDNLKELDMGDSENLIETPDLSGAPNLEIIDFQNCRSLCEVHPSIKELKQLKELSMIGTGIKQLWNGTLVGLDNLKILDLGDCKNLIEIPDLTGAQNLEEIYVTGCLSLCKVHPSIKVLKQIQKIIMAGTGIKQLWEGTLVQVLQNLKILDLSNCKNLIEIPDLTGAQNLEEIYLTGCTNLCEDHRSMKVLKQRQKIKMVG, encoded by the exons ATGGCTGGCACAGGAATCAAACACCTATGGAAGGGGACGTTGGTG GATTTTGACAATTTGAAGGAATTAGATATGGGTGATTCTGAGAATTTGATTGAAACTTCAGATTTGAGTGGAGCCCCAAATCCTGAGATAATAGACTTTCAAAATTGTAGAAGTTTATGTGAGGTCCACCCATCCATTAAAGAGctcaaacaactaaaagaattaTCCATGATtggcaccggaatcaaacaccTATGGAAGGGGACGTTGGTG GTTTTACACAATTTGAAGATCTTAAATTTGAGTGATTGTAAAAACTTGATTGAAACACCAGATTTGACAGGAACTCCAAATCTTGAGGAAATATACTTTATAGGTTGTACAAACTTGCGTGAGGTCCACCCATCCATCAAAGTGCTCAAGCAAATACAAAAAATAGTAATGGGTGGCACAGGAATCAAACACCTATGGAAGGGGACGTTGGTG GTTTTACACAATTTGAAGATCTTAGATCTGACTAATTGTAAGAACTTGATTGAACTACCAGATTTGACAGGAGCCCAAAATCTTGAGGAAATATACATTACAGGTTGTACAAGCTTGTGTGAGGTCCACCCATCCATCAAAGTGCtcaaacaaattcaaaaaataataataattggcaCTGGAATCAAACAACTATGGAAGGGGTCGTTAATG GTTTTATACAATTTGAAGATCTTAAATTTGAGTAATTGTAAAAACTTGATTGAAACACCAGATTTGACAGGAACTCCAAATCTTGAGGAAATATACTTTATAGGTTGTACAAACTTGCGTGAGGTCCACCCATCCATCAAAGTGCTCAAGCAAATACAAAAAATAGTAATGGCTGGCACAGGAATCAAACACCTATGGAAGGGGACGTTGGTG GTTTTACACAATTTGAAGATCTTAGATCTGACTAATTGTAAGAACTTGATTGAACTACCAGATTTGACAGGAGCCCAAAATCTTGAGGAAATATACATTACAGGTTGTACAAGCTTGTGTGAGGTCCACCCATCCATCAAAGTGCtcaaacaaattcaaaaaataataataattggcaTTGGAATCAAACAACTATGGAAGGGGTCGTTAATG GTTTTACACAATTTGAAGATCTTAAATTTGAGTAATTGTAAAAACTTGATTGAAACACCAGATTTGACAGGAACTCCAAATCTTGAGGAAACATACTTTATAGGTTGTACAAACTTGCGTGAGGTCCACCCATCCATCAAAGTGCTCAAGCAAATACAAAAAATAGTAATGGGTGGCACAGGAATCAAACACCTATGGAAGGGGACGTTGGTG GTTTTACACAATTTGAAGATCTTAGATCTGATTAATTGTAAGAACTTGATTGAACTACCAGATTTGACAGGAGCCCAAAATCTTGAGGAAATATACATTACAGGTTGTACAAGCTTGTGTGAGGTCCACCCATCCATCAAAGTGCtcaaacaaattcaaaaaataataataattggcaCTGAAATCAAACAACTATGGAAGGGGCCGTTAATG GTTTTACACAATTTGAAGATCTTAAATTTGAGTAATTGTAAAAACTTGATTGAAACACCAGATTTGACAAGAACTCCAAATCTTGAGGAAATATACTTTATAGGTTGTACAAACTTGCGTGAGGTCCACCCATCCATCAAAGTGCTCAAGCAAATCCAAAAAATAGTAATGGCTGGCACAGGAATCAAACACCTATGGAAGGGGACGTTGGTG GTTTTACACAATTTGAAGATCTTAGATCTGACTAATTGTAAGAACTTGATTGAACTACCAGATTTGACAGGAGCCCAAAATCTTGAGGAAATATACATTACAGGTTGTACAAGCTTGTGTGAGGTCCACCCATCCATCAAAGTGCtcaaacaaattcaaaaaataataataattggcaCTGGAATCAAACAACTATGGAATGGGTCGTTAATG GATTTTGACAATTTGAAGGAATTAGATATGGGTGATTCTGAGAATTTGATTGAAACTTCAGATTTGAGTGGAGCCCCAAATCCTGAGATAATAGACTTTCAAAATTGTAGAAGTTTATGTGAGGTCCACCCATCCATTAAAGAGctcaaacaactaaaagaattaTCCATGATtggcaccggaatcaaacaccTATGGAAGGGGACGTTGGTG GTTTTACACAATTTGAAGATCTTAGATCTGACTAATTGTAAGAACTTGATTGAACTACCAGATTTGACAGGAGCCCAAAATCTTGAGGAAATATACATTACAGGTTGTACAAGCTTGTGTGAGGTCCACCCATCCATCAAAGTGCtcaaacaaattcaaaaaataataataattggcaCTGGAATCAAACAACTATGGAATGGGTCGTTAATG GATTTTGACAATTTGAAGGAATTAGATATGGGTGATTCTGAGAATTTGATTGAAACTTCAGATTTGAGTGGAGCCCCAAATCCTGAGATAATAGACTTTCAAAATTGTAGAAGTTTATGTGAGGTCCACCCATCCATTAAAGAGctcaaacaactaaaagaattaTCCATGATtggcaccggaatcaaacaccTATGGAAGGGGACGTTGGTG GTTTTACACAATTTGAAGATCTTAAATTTGAGTGATTGTAAAAACTTGATTGAAACACCAGATTTGACAGGAACTCCAAATCTTGAGGAAATATACTTTATAGGTTGTACAAACTTGCGTGAGGTCCACCCATCCATCAAAGTGCTCAAGCAAATACAAAAAATAGTAATGGGTGGCACAGGAATCAAACACCTATGGAAGGGGACGTTGGTG GTTTTACACAATTTGAAGATCTTAGATCTGACTAATTGTAAGAACTTGATTGAACTACCAGATTTGACAGGAGCCCAAAATCTTGAGGAAATATACATTACAGGTTGTACAAGCTTGTGTGAGGTCCACCCATCCATCAAAGTGCtcaaacaaattcaaaaaataataataattggcaCTGGAATCAAACAACTATGGAAGGGGTCGTTAATG GTTTTATACAATTTGAAGATCTTAAATTTGAGTAATTGTAAAAACTTGATTGAAACACCAGATTTGACAGGAACTCCAAATCTTGAGGAAATATACTTTATAGGTTGTACAAACTTGCGTGAGGTTCACCCATCCATCAAAGTGCTCAAGCAAATACAAAAAATAGTAATGGCTGGCACTGGAATCAAACACCTATGGAAGGGGACGTTGGTG GTTTTACACAATTTGAAGATCTTAGATCTGACTAATTGTAAGAACTTGATTGAACTACCAGATTTGACAAGAGCCCAAAATCTTGAGGAAATATACATTACAGGTTGTACAAGCTTGTGTGAGGTCCACCCATCCATCAAAGTGCtcaaacaaattcaaaaaataataataattggcaCTGGAATCAAACAACTATGGAAGGGGTCGTTAATG GATTTAGACAATTTGAAGGAATTAGATATGGGTGATTCTGAGAATTTGATTGAAACTCCAGATTTGAGTGGAGCCCCAAATCTTGAGATAATAGACTTTCAAAATTGTAGAAGTTTATGTGAGGTCCACCCATCCATTAAAGAGCTCAAGCAACTAAAAGAATTATCCATGATtggcaccggaatcaaacaactaTGGAAGGGGACGTTGGTG GGTTTAGACAATTTGAAGATCTTAGATCTGAGTGATTGTAAGAACTTGATTGAAACACCAGATTTGTCAGGAACCCCAAATCTTGAGGAAATATACTTTACAGGTTGTACAAACTTGTGTGAGGTCCACCCATCCGTCAAAGTGCTCAAGCAAATACAGAAAATAATAATGGCTGGCACAGGAATCAAACACCTATGGAAGGGGACGTCAGTG GGTTTAGACAATTTAAAGATCTTAGATCTGGGTGATTGTAAGAACTTGATTGAAATACCAGATTTGACAGGTGCCCAAAATCTTGAGGAAATATACGTTACAGGTTGTCTAAGCTTGTGTAAGGTCCACCCATCCATCAAAGTGCtcaaacaaattcaaaaaataataatggctGGCACTGGAATCAAACAACTATGGAAGGGGTCGTTAATG GATTTAGACAATTTGAAGGAATTAGATATGGGTGATTCTGAGAATTTGATTGAAACTCCAGATTTGAGTGGAGCCCCAAATCTTGAGATAATAGACTTTCAAAATTGTAGAAGTTTATGTGAGGTCCACCCATCCATTAAAGAGctcaaacaactaaaagaattaTCCATGATtggcaccggaatcaaacaactaTGGAATGGGACGTTGGTG GGTTTAGACAATTTAAAGATCTTAGATCTGGGTGATTGTAAGAACTTGATTGAAATACCAGATTTGACAGGTGCCCAAAATCTTGAGGAAATATACGTTACAGGTTGTCTAAGCTTGTGTAAGGTCCACCCATCCATCAAAGTGCtcaaacaaattcaaaaaataataatggctGGCACTGGAATCAAACAACTATGGGAGGGGACGTTGGTG CAGGTTTTACAGAATTTGAAGATCTTAGATTTGAGTAATTGTAAGAACTTGATTGAAATACCAGATTTGACAGGAGCCCAAAATCTTGAGGAAATATACTTAACAGGTTGTACAAACCTGTGTGAGGACCACCGATCCATGAAAGTTCTCAagcaaagacaaaaaataaaaatggttggCTAA
- the LOC122295178 gene encoding uncharacterized protein LOC122295178 isoform X10, which yields MAGTGIKHLWKGTLVDFDNLKELDMGDSENLIETSDLSGAPNPEIIDFQNCRSLCEVHPSIKELKQLKELSMIGTGIKHLWKGTLVVLHNLKILNLSDCKNLIETPDLTGTPNLEEIYFIGCTNLREVHPSIKVLKQIQKIVMGGTGIKHLWKGTLVVLYNLKILNLSNCKNLIETPDLTGTPNLEEIYFIGCTNLREVHPSIKVLKQIQKIVMAGTGIKHLWKGTLVVLHNLKILDLTNCKNLIELPDLTGAQNLEEIYITGCTSLCEVHPSIKVLKQIQKIIIIGIGIKQLWKGSLMVLHNLKILNLSNCKNLIETPDLTGTPNLEETYFIGCTNLREVHPSIKVLKQIQKIVMGGTGIKHLWKGTLVVLHNLKILDLINCKNLIELPDLTGAQNLEEIYITGCTSLCEVHPSIKVLKQIQKIIIIGTEIKQLWKGPLMVLHNLKILNLSNCKNLIETPDLTRTPNLEEIYFIGCTNLREVHPSIKVLKQIQKIVMAGTGIKHLWKGTLVVLHNLKILDLTNCKNLIELPDLTGAQNLEEIYITGCTSLCEVHPSIKVLKQIQKIIIIGTGIKQLWNGSLMDFDNLKELDMGDSENLIETSDLSGAPNPEIIDFQNCRSLCEVHPSIKELKQLKELSMIGTGIKHLWKGTLVVLHNLKILDLTNCKNLIELPDLTGAQNLEEIYITGCTSLCEVHPSIKVLKQIQKIIIIGTGIKQLWNGSLMDFDNLKELDMGDSENLIETSDLSGAPNPEIIDFQNCRSLCEVHPSIKELKQLKELSMIGTGIKHLWKGTLVVLHNLKILNLSDCKNLIETPDLTGTPNLEEIYFIGCTNLREVHPSIKVLKQIQKIVMGGTGIKHLWKGTLVVLHNLKILDLTNCKNLIELPDLTGAQNLEEIYITGCTSLCEVHPSIKVLKQIQKIIIIGTGIKQLWKGSLMVLYNLKILNLSNCKNLIETPDLTGTPNLEEIYFIGCTNLREVHPSIKVLKQIQKIVMAGTGIKHLWKGTLVVLHNLKILDLTNCKNLIELPDLTRAQNLEEIYITGCTSLCEVHPSIKVLKQIQKIIIIGTGIKQLWKGSLMDLDNLKELDMGDSENLIETPDLSGAPNLEIIDFQNCRSLCEVHPSIKELKQLKELSMIGTGIKQLWKGTLVGLDNLKILDLSDCKNLIETPDLSGTPNLEEIYFTGCTNLCEVHPSVKVLKQIQKIIMAGTGIKHLWKGTSVGLDNLKILDLGDCKNLIEIPDLTGAQNLEEIYVTGCLSLCKVHPSIKVLKQIQKIIMAGTGIKQLWKGSLMDLDNLKELDMGDSENLIETPDLSGAPNLEIIDFQNCRSLCEVHPSIKELKQLKELSMIGTGIKQLWNGTLVGLDILKILDLGDCKNLIETPDLSGIPNLEEIYFTGCTNLCEVHPSIKVLKQIQKIIMAGTGIKHLWKGTSVGLDNLKILDLGDCKNLIEIPDLTGAQNLEEIYVTGCLSLCKVHPSIKVLKQIQKIIMAGTGIKQLWEGTLVQVLQNLKILDLSNCKNLIEIPDLTGAQNLEEIYLTGCTNLCEDHRSMKVLKQRQKIKMVG from the exons ATGGCTGGCACAGGAATCAAACACCTATGGAAGGGGACGTTGGTG GATTTTGACAATTTGAAGGAATTAGATATGGGTGATTCTGAGAATTTGATTGAAACTTCAGATTTGAGTGGAGCCCCAAATCCTGAGATAATAGACTTTCAAAATTGTAGAAGTTTATGTGAGGTCCACCCATCCATTAAAGAGctcaaacaactaaaagaattaTCCATGATtggcaccggaatcaaacaccTATGGAAGGGGACGTTGGTG GTTTTACACAATTTGAAGATCTTAAATTTGAGTGATTGTAAAAACTTGATTGAAACACCAGATTTGACAGGAACTCCAAATCTTGAGGAAATATACTTTATAGGTTGTACAAACTTGCGTGAGGTCCACCCATCCATCAAAGTGCTCAAGCAAATACAAAAAATAGTAATGGGTGGCACAGGAATCAAACACCTATGGAAGGGGACGTTGGTG GTTTTATACAATTTGAAGATCTTAAATTTGAGTAATTGTAAAAACTTGATTGAAACACCAGATTTGACAGGAACTCCAAATCTTGAGGAAATATACTTTATAGGTTGTACAAACTTGCGTGAGGTCCACCCATCCATCAAAGTGCTCAAGCAAATACAAAAAATAGTAATGGCTGGCACAGGAATCAAACACCTATGGAAGGGGACGTTGGTG GTTTTACACAATTTGAAGATCTTAGATCTGACTAATTGTAAGAACTTGATTGAACTACCAGATTTGACAGGAGCCCAAAATCTTGAGGAAATATACATTACAGGTTGTACAAGCTTGTGTGAGGTCCACCCATCCATCAAAGTGCtcaaacaaattcaaaaaataataataattggcaTTGGAATCAAACAACTATGGAAGGGGTCGTTAATG GTTTTACACAATTTGAAGATCTTAAATTTGAGTAATTGTAAAAACTTGATTGAAACACCAGATTTGACAGGAACTCCAAATCTTGAGGAAACATACTTTATAGGTTGTACAAACTTGCGTGAGGTCCACCCATCCATCAAAGTGCTCAAGCAAATACAAAAAATAGTAATGGGTGGCACAGGAATCAAACACCTATGGAAGGGGACGTTGGTG GTTTTACACAATTTGAAGATCTTAGATCTGATTAATTGTAAGAACTTGATTGAACTACCAGATTTGACAGGAGCCCAAAATCTTGAGGAAATATACATTACAGGTTGTACAAGCTTGTGTGAGGTCCACCCATCCATCAAAGTGCtcaaacaaattcaaaaaataataataattggcaCTGAAATCAAACAACTATGGAAGGGGCCGTTAATG GTTTTACACAATTTGAAGATCTTAAATTTGAGTAATTGTAAAAACTTGATTGAAACACCAGATTTGACAAGAACTCCAAATCTTGAGGAAATATACTTTATAGGTTGTACAAACTTGCGTGAGGTCCACCCATCCATCAAAGTGCTCAAGCAAATCCAAAAAATAGTAATGGCTGGCACAGGAATCAAACACCTATGGAAGGGGACGTTGGTG GTTTTACACAATTTGAAGATCTTAGATCTGACTAATTGTAAGAACTTGATTGAACTACCAGATTTGACAGGAGCCCAAAATCTTGAGGAAATATACATTACAGGTTGTACAAGCTTGTGTGAGGTCCACCCATCCATCAAAGTGCtcaaacaaattcaaaaaataataataattggcaCTGGAATCAAACAACTATGGAATGGGTCGTTAATG GATTTTGACAATTTGAAGGAATTAGATATGGGTGATTCTGAGAATTTGATTGAAACTTCAGATTTGAGTGGAGCCCCAAATCCTGAGATAATAGACTTTCAAAATTGTAGAAGTTTATGTGAGGTCCACCCATCCATTAAAGAGctcaaacaactaaaagaattaTCCATGATtggcaccggaatcaaacaccTATGGAAGGGGACGTTGGTG GTTTTACACAATTTGAAGATCTTAGATCTGACTAATTGTAAGAACTTGATTGAACTACCAGATTTGACAGGAGCCCAAAATCTTGAGGAAATATACATTACAGGTTGTACAAGCTTGTGTGAGGTCCACCCATCCATCAAAGTGCtcaaacaaattcaaaaaataataataattggcaCTGGAATCAAACAACTATGGAATGGGTCGTTAATG GATTTTGACAATTTGAAGGAATTAGATATGGGTGATTCTGAGAATTTGATTGAAACTTCAGATTTGAGTGGAGCCCCAAATCCTGAGATAATAGACTTTCAAAATTGTAGAAGTTTATGTGAGGTCCACCCATCCATTAAAGAGctcaaacaactaaaagaattaTCCATGATtggcaccggaatcaaacaccTATGGAAGGGGACGTTGGTG GTTTTACACAATTTGAAGATCTTAAATTTGAGTGATTGTAAAAACTTGATTGAAACACCAGATTTGACAGGAACTCCAAATCTTGAGGAAATATACTTTATAGGTTGTACAAACTTGCGTGAGGTCCACCCATCCATCAAAGTGCTCAAGCAAATACAAAAAATAGTAATGGGTGGCACAGGAATCAAACACCTATGGAAGGGGACGTTGGTG GTTTTACACAATTTGAAGATCTTAGATCTGACTAATTGTAAGAACTTGATTGAACTACCAGATTTGACAGGAGCCCAAAATCTTGAGGAAATATACATTACAGGTTGTACAAGCTTGTGTGAGGTCCACCCATCCATCAAAGTGCtcaaacaaattcaaaaaataataataattggcaCTGGAATCAAACAACTATGGAAGGGGTCGTTAATG GTTTTATACAATTTGAAGATCTTAAATTTGAGTAATTGTAAAAACTTGATTGAAACACCAGATTTGACAGGAACTCCAAATCTTGAGGAAATATACTTTATAGGTTGTACAAACTTGCGTGAGGTTCACCCATCCATCAAAGTGCTCAAGCAAATACAAAAAATAGTAATGGCTGGCACTGGAATCAAACACCTATGGAAGGGGACGTTGGTG GTTTTACACAATTTGAAGATCTTAGATCTGACTAATTGTAAGAACTTGATTGAACTACCAGATTTGACAAGAGCCCAAAATCTTGAGGAAATATACATTACAGGTTGTACAAGCTTGTGTGAGGTCCACCCATCCATCAAAGTGCtcaaacaaattcaaaaaataataataattggcaCTGGAATCAAACAACTATGGAAGGGGTCGTTAATG GATTTAGACAATTTGAAGGAATTAGATATGGGTGATTCTGAGAATTTGATTGAAACTCCAGATTTGAGTGGAGCCCCAAATCTTGAGATAATAGACTTTCAAAATTGTAGAAGTTTATGTGAGGTCCACCCATCCATTAAAGAGCTCAAGCAACTAAAAGAATTATCCATGATtggcaccggaatcaaacaactaTGGAAGGGGACGTTGGTG GGTTTAGACAATTTGAAGATCTTAGATCTGAGTGATTGTAAGAACTTGATTGAAACACCAGATTTGTCAGGAACCCCAAATCTTGAGGAAATATACTTTACAGGTTGTACAAACTTGTGTGAGGTCCACCCATCCGTCAAAGTGCTCAAGCAAATACAGAAAATAATAATGGCTGGCACAGGAATCAAACACCTATGGAAGGGGACGTCAGTG GGTTTAGACAATTTAAAGATCTTAGATCTGGGTGATTGTAAGAACTTGATTGAAATACCAGATTTGACAGGTGCCCAAAATCTTGAGGAAATATACGTTACAGGTTGTCTAAGCTTGTGTAAGGTCCACCCATCCATCAAAGTGCtcaaacaaattcaaaaaataataatggctGGCACTGGAATCAAACAACTATGGAAGGGGTCGTTAATG GATTTAGACAATTTGAAGGAATTAGATATGGGTGATTCTGAGAATTTGATTGAAACTCCAGATTTGAGTGGAGCCCCAAATCTTGAGATAATAGACTTTCAAAATTGTAGAAGTTTATGTGAGGTCCACCCATCCATTAAAGAGctcaaacaactaaaagaattaTCCATGATtggcaccggaatcaaacaactaTGGAATGGGACGTTGGTG GGTTTAGACATTTTGAAGATCTTAGATCTGGGTGATTGTAAGAACTTGATTGAAACACCAGATTTGTCAGGAATCCCAAATCTTGAGGAAATATACTTTACAGGTTGTACAAACTTGTGTGAGGTCCACCCATCCATCAAAGTGCTCAAGCAAATACAGAAAATAATAATGGCTGGCACAGGAATCAAACACCTATGGAAGGGGACATCAGTG GGTTTAGACAATTTAAAGATCTTAGATCTGGGTGATTGTAAGAACTTGATTGAAATACCAGATTTGACAGGTGCCCAAAATCTTGAGGAAATATACGTTACAGGTTGTCTAAGCTTGTGTAAGGTCCACCCATCCATCAAAGTGCtcaaacaaattcaaaaaataataatggctGGCACTGGAATCAAACAACTATGGGAGGGGACGTTGGTG CAGGTTTTACAGAATTTGAAGATCTTAGATTTGAGTAATTGTAAGAACTTGATTGAAATACCAGATTTGACAGGAGCCCAAAATCTTGAGGAAATATACTTAACAGGTTGTACAAACCTGTGTGAGGACCACCGATCCATGAAAGTTCTCAagcaaagacaaaaaataaaaatggttggCTAA